Proteins encoded within one genomic window of Ascaphus truei isolate aAscTru1 chromosome 8, aAscTru1.hap1, whole genome shotgun sequence:
- the CASP7 gene encoding caspase-7 isoform X4: MQSGVPLNQEPRKKKNGQEQPEKSPANSNHYRIVTPTFQYKMNYGRVGKCIIINNKNFDQKTGMCIRNGTDKDAVDLFRCFKSLDFDVTVYNDKTCEDMERLLQNAAQENHSDSACFACILLSHGEEGLIYGTDGPMAIKTLTSFFRGDKCKSLVGKPKLFFIQACRGSEFDEGIQTDSGPANDSLETDANPRYKIPVEADFLFAYSTVPGYYSWRNPGRGSWFVQALCHVLTEHGKQLEIMQILTRVNHMVATDFESWSDDPCFSEKKQIPCVVSMLTKELYF, from the exons ATGCAGAGTGGAGTACCACTTAATCAGGAGCCCAG aaaaaagaagaatgGACAGGAACAGCCCGAGAAATCTCCGGCTAACAGTAACCATTACCGCATTGTTACACCAACTTTCCAGTATAAGATGAATTATGGGAGGGTTGGCAAGTGCATTATCATAAACAACAAAAACTTTGATCAAAAGACAG GTATGTGTATACGCAATGGCACAGATAAGGACGCTGTAGATCTGTTTCGATGCTTCAAAAGCTTGGACTTTGACGTGACCGTTTACAACGACAAGACTTGCGAAGACATGGAGAGACTACTGCAAAACG CGGCTCAAGAAAACCACAGCGATAGTGCGTGCTTTGCGTGCATCCTTCTAAGCCACGGCGAAGAAGGGCTCATCTATGGAACAGACGGGCCAATGGCTATAAAAACACTGACATCGTTTTTCAGGGGGGACAAGTGTAAAAGCCTTGTTGGGAAACCCAAACTGTTCTTTATTCAG GCTTGTAGAGGCTCAGAATTTGATGAAGGGATACAGACCGACTCTGGACCTGCAAATGATTCACTGGAGACCGATGCCAATCCCAGATACAAGATTCCAGTGGAAGCAGATTTCTTATTTGCTTATTCCACTGTGCCAG GTTACTATTCTTGGAGGAATCCAGGAAGGGGCTCCTGGTTTGTGCAGGCTCTTTGCCATGTTCTTACCGAGCATGGGAAACAACTTGAGATCATGCAGATCCTGACCCGCGTAAATCACATGGTGGCCACCGACTTCGAATCATGGTCTGACGACCCCTGCTTTAGTGAAAAGAAGCAAATTCCATGTGTGGTCTCCATGCTGACAAAAGAACTATATTTCTAA
- the CASP7 gene encoding caspase-7 isoform X3, translating into MMADQQDALVPESNIEGNHSDEEEPGDSVDAKPDRSQRSSLFSRKKKNGQEQPEKSPANSNHYRIVTPTFQYKMNYGRVGKCIIINNKNFDQKTGMCIRNGTDKDAVDLFRCFKSLDFDVTVYNDKTCEDMERLLQNAAQENHSDSACFACILLSHGEEGLIYGTDGPMAIKTLTSFFRGDKCKSLVGKPKLFFIQACRGSEFDEGIQTDSGPANDSLETDANPRYKIPVEADFLFAYSTVPGYYSWRNPGRGSWFVQALCHVLTEHGKQLEIMQILTRVNHMVATDFESWSDDPCFSEKKQIPCVVSMLTKELYF; encoded by the exons ATG ATGGCGGATCAGCAGGATGCTCTAGTGCCCGAATCCAATATAGAAGGTAACCATTCAGATGAGGAAGAACCTGGTGATTCAGTAGATGCGAAGCCAGACAGAAGTCAGAGGTCTTCATTATTCTCCAG aaaaaagaagaatgGACAGGAACAGCCCGAGAAATCTCCGGCTAACAGTAACCATTACCGCATTGTTACACCAACTTTCCAGTATAAGATGAATTATGGGAGGGTTGGCAAGTGCATTATCATAAACAACAAAAACTTTGATCAAAAGACAG GTATGTGTATACGCAATGGCACAGATAAGGACGCTGTAGATCTGTTTCGATGCTTCAAAAGCTTGGACTTTGACGTGACCGTTTACAACGACAAGACTTGCGAAGACATGGAGAGACTACTGCAAAACG CGGCTCAAGAAAACCACAGCGATAGTGCGTGCTTTGCGTGCATCCTTCTAAGCCACGGCGAAGAAGGGCTCATCTATGGAACAGACGGGCCAATGGCTATAAAAACACTGACATCGTTTTTCAGGGGGGACAAGTGTAAAAGCCTTGTTGGGAAACCCAAACTGTTCTTTATTCAG GCTTGTAGAGGCTCAGAATTTGATGAAGGGATACAGACCGACTCTGGACCTGCAAATGATTCACTGGAGACCGATGCCAATCCCAGATACAAGATTCCAGTGGAAGCAGATTTCTTATTTGCTTATTCCACTGTGCCAG GTTACTATTCTTGGAGGAATCCAGGAAGGGGCTCCTGGTTTGTGCAGGCTCTTTGCCATGTTCTTACCGAGCATGGGAAACAACTTGAGATCATGCAGATCCTGACCCGCGTAAATCACATGGTGGCCACCGACTTCGAATCATGGTCTGACGACCCCTGCTTTAGTGAAAAGAAGCAAATTCCATGTGTGGTCTCCATGCTGACAAAAGAACTATATTTCTAA
- the CASP7 gene encoding caspase-7 isoform X2, whose protein sequence is MADQQDALVPESNIEGNHSDEEEPGDSVDAKPDRSQRSSLFSRGYPVFESNIEGNHSDEEEPGDSVDAMPDRSQRSSLFSRKKKNGQEQPEKSPANSNHYRIVTPTFQYKMNYGRVGKCIIINNKNFDQKTGMCIRNGTDKDAVDLFRCFKSLDFDVTVYNDKTCEDMERLLQNAAQENHSDSACFACILLSHGEEGLIYGTDGPMAIKTLTSFFRGDKCKSLVGKPKLFFIQACRGSEFDEGIQTDSGPANDSLETDANPRYKIPVEADFLFAYSTVPGYYSWRNPGRGSWFVQALCHVLTEHGKQLEIMQILTRVNHMVATDFESWSDDPCFSEKKQIPCVVSMLTKELYF, encoded by the exons ATGGCGGATCAGCAGGATGCTCTAGTGCCCGAATCCAATATAGAAGGTAACCATTCAGATGAGGAAGAACCTGGTGATTCAGTAGATGCGAAGCCAGACAGAAGTCAGAGGTCTTCATTATTCTCCAG GGGATATCCTGTTTTTGAATCCAATATAGAAGGTAACCATTCAGATGAGGAAGAACCTGGTGATTCAGTAGATGCGATGCCAGACAGAAGTCAGAGGTCTTCATTATTCTCCAG aaaaaagaagaatgGACAGGAACAGCCCGAGAAATCTCCGGCTAACAGTAACCATTACCGCATTGTTACACCAACTTTCCAGTATAAGATGAATTATGGGAGGGTTGGCAAGTGCATTATCATAAACAACAAAAACTTTGATCAAAAGACAG GTATGTGTATACGCAATGGCACAGATAAGGACGCTGTAGATCTGTTTCGATGCTTCAAAAGCTTGGACTTTGACGTGACCGTTTACAACGACAAGACTTGCGAAGACATGGAGAGACTACTGCAAAACG CGGCTCAAGAAAACCACAGCGATAGTGCGTGCTTTGCGTGCATCCTTCTAAGCCACGGCGAAGAAGGGCTCATCTATGGAACAGACGGGCCAATGGCTATAAAAACACTGACATCGTTTTTCAGGGGGGACAAGTGTAAAAGCCTTGTTGGGAAACCCAAACTGTTCTTTATTCAG GCTTGTAGAGGCTCAGAATTTGATGAAGGGATACAGACCGACTCTGGACCTGCAAATGATTCACTGGAGACCGATGCCAATCCCAGATACAAGATTCCAGTGGAAGCAGATTTCTTATTTGCTTATTCCACTGTGCCAG GTTACTATTCTTGGAGGAATCCAGGAAGGGGCTCCTGGTTTGTGCAGGCTCTTTGCCATGTTCTTACCGAGCATGGGAAACAACTTGAGATCATGCAGATCCTGACCCGCGTAAATCACATGGTGGCCACCGACTTCGAATCATGGTCTGACGACCCCTGCTTTAGTGAAAAGAAGCAAATTCCATGTGTGGTCTCCATGCTGACAAAAGAACTATATTTCTAA
- the CASP7 gene encoding caspase-7 isoform X1: MMADQQDALVPESNIEGNHSDEEEPGDSVDAKPDRSQRSSLFSRGYPVFESNIEGNHSDEEEPGDSVDAMPDRSQRSSLFSRKKKNGQEQPEKSPANSNHYRIVTPTFQYKMNYGRVGKCIIINNKNFDQKTGMCIRNGTDKDAVDLFRCFKSLDFDVTVYNDKTCEDMERLLQNAAQENHSDSACFACILLSHGEEGLIYGTDGPMAIKTLTSFFRGDKCKSLVGKPKLFFIQACRGSEFDEGIQTDSGPANDSLETDANPRYKIPVEADFLFAYSTVPGYYSWRNPGRGSWFVQALCHVLTEHGKQLEIMQILTRVNHMVATDFESWSDDPCFSEKKQIPCVVSMLTKELYF; the protein is encoded by the exons ATG ATGGCGGATCAGCAGGATGCTCTAGTGCCCGAATCCAATATAGAAGGTAACCATTCAGATGAGGAAGAACCTGGTGATTCAGTAGATGCGAAGCCAGACAGAAGTCAGAGGTCTTCATTATTCTCCAG GGGATATCCTGTTTTTGAATCCAATATAGAAGGTAACCATTCAGATGAGGAAGAACCTGGTGATTCAGTAGATGCGATGCCAGACAGAAGTCAGAGGTCTTCATTATTCTCCAG aaaaaagaagaatgGACAGGAACAGCCCGAGAAATCTCCGGCTAACAGTAACCATTACCGCATTGTTACACCAACTTTCCAGTATAAGATGAATTATGGGAGGGTTGGCAAGTGCATTATCATAAACAACAAAAACTTTGATCAAAAGACAG GTATGTGTATACGCAATGGCACAGATAAGGACGCTGTAGATCTGTTTCGATGCTTCAAAAGCTTGGACTTTGACGTGACCGTTTACAACGACAAGACTTGCGAAGACATGGAGAGACTACTGCAAAACG CGGCTCAAGAAAACCACAGCGATAGTGCGTGCTTTGCGTGCATCCTTCTAAGCCACGGCGAAGAAGGGCTCATCTATGGAACAGACGGGCCAATGGCTATAAAAACACTGACATCGTTTTTCAGGGGGGACAAGTGTAAAAGCCTTGTTGGGAAACCCAAACTGTTCTTTATTCAG GCTTGTAGAGGCTCAGAATTTGATGAAGGGATACAGACCGACTCTGGACCTGCAAATGATTCACTGGAGACCGATGCCAATCCCAGATACAAGATTCCAGTGGAAGCAGATTTCTTATTTGCTTATTCCACTGTGCCAG GTTACTATTCTTGGAGGAATCCAGGAAGGGGCTCCTGGTTTGTGCAGGCTCTTTGCCATGTTCTTACCGAGCATGGGAAACAACTTGAGATCATGCAGATCCTGACCCGCGTAAATCACATGGTGGCCACCGACTTCGAATCATGGTCTGACGACCCCTGCTTTAGTGAAAAGAAGCAAATTCCATGTGTGGTCTCCATGCTGACAAAAGAACTATATTTCTAA